The following are encoded in a window of Nocardioides houyundeii genomic DNA:
- a CDS encoding DUF6104 family protein, producing the protein MYFTDRGIEELEKRRGDEEVTLAWLAERLREFVDLNPEFEVPVERLATWLAREDDPED; encoded by the coding sequence ATGTACTTCACCGATCGTGGCATCGAGGAGCTCGAGAAGCGCCGGGGTGACGAAGAGGTCACCCTGGCGTGGCTCGCGGAGCGGCTCCGGGAGTTCGTCGACCTGAACCCCGAGTTCGAGGTGCCGGTCGAACGGCTCGCGACCTGGCTGGCACGCGAAGACGACCCCGAGGACTAG
- a CDS encoding acetoacetate decarboxylase family protein → MPFPSPPWQLRGQLWGSLFRAAPPDQPRGLFVVAFVSYEAGSTCEYSELLVARRAEGTSSALTVRDMWVDSETSREAGRALWALPKELAAFHHDQGTVGPVARHSWRASTAGRTLASAEFVDVSALSARVPVRASTRQPVADGGPRVATITGSTRGLPCLGHWSFAPDGALGWLADRHPVLSFRLRRFSATIL, encoded by the coding sequence GTGCCCTTCCCGTCCCCGCCGTGGCAGCTGCGGGGCCAGCTCTGGGGGTCCCTGTTCCGTGCTGCCCCGCCCGACCAGCCCCGCGGGCTCTTCGTGGTCGCCTTCGTCAGCTATGAGGCCGGCAGCACCTGCGAGTACTCCGAGCTGCTGGTGGCCCGTCGCGCCGAGGGCACGTCGAGCGCCCTGACGGTCCGCGACATGTGGGTGGACTCCGAGACCTCCCGTGAGGCGGGCCGGGCCCTGTGGGCGCTGCCGAAGGAGCTCGCTGCGTTCCACCACGACCAGGGCACGGTGGGCCCGGTGGCGCGGCACTCCTGGCGGGCCTCGACGGCAGGACGGACCCTGGCCAGCGCCGAGTTCGTGGACGTCTCGGCGCTCTCCGCGCGGGTGCCGGTGCGAGCCAGCACCAGGCAGCCGGTCGCCGACGGGGGCCCGCGCGTCGCCACGATCACCGGCAGCACCCGCGGGCTCCCCTGCCTCGGACACTGGTCGTTCGCGCCGGACGGCGCGCTGGGCTGGCTGGCGGACCGGCACCCGGTGCTGTCGTTCCGGCTGCGCCGGTTCTCGGCGACCATCCTCTGA
- the gdhA gene encoding NADP-specific glutamate dehydrogenase: protein MSSLHPALQPVFADVLRRNQGELEFHQAVNEVLESLSPVVVKRPEYVEASIIERICEPERQIIFRVPWVDDRGTVQINRGFRVEFNSALGPYKGGLRFHPSVYLGIVKFLGFEQIFKNALTGMPIGGGKGGSDFDPKGRSEGEIMRFCQSFMTELYRHLGEYTDVPAGDIGVGGREIGYLFGQYKRITNRYESGVLTGKGLTWGGSQARTEATGYGTVFFVREMLATRGSSFDGKRVVVSGSGNVAIYAIEKVHQLGGTVVAVSDSAGYVVDERGIDLALLREVKEVRRGRVKEYAELRGGGAAHVEGGSIWDVPCDVALPCATENELPEEAARVLVANGVQVVAEGANMPTTPAAVSVLTQAGVLFAPGKAANAGGVATSALEMQQNASRDRWSFDHTQERLDEIMTGIHRRCVATADEYDVPGDYVAGANIAGFCQVADAMLAMGVI, encoded by the coding sequence ATGAGCTCGCTGCACCCCGCCCTCCAGCCCGTGTTCGCCGACGTCCTGCGCCGCAACCAGGGTGAGCTCGAGTTCCACCAGGCCGTGAACGAGGTGCTCGAGAGCCTGAGCCCCGTGGTGGTCAAGCGCCCGGAGTACGTCGAGGCCTCCATCATCGAGCGGATCTGCGAGCCCGAGCGCCAGATCATCTTCCGGGTCCCGTGGGTCGACGACCGCGGCACCGTCCAGATCAACCGGGGCTTCCGGGTGGAGTTCAACTCCGCCCTCGGCCCCTACAAGGGCGGGCTCCGCTTCCACCCCAGCGTCTACCTCGGGATCGTGAAGTTCCTGGGCTTCGAGCAGATCTTCAAGAACGCGCTGACCGGCATGCCCATCGGCGGCGGAAAGGGCGGATCGGACTTCGACCCCAAGGGACGCTCCGAGGGCGAGATCATGCGGTTCTGCCAGTCCTTCATGACCGAGCTCTACCGGCACCTCGGGGAGTACACCGACGTGCCGGCGGGAGACATCGGGGTCGGTGGCCGCGAGATCGGCTACCTGTTCGGCCAGTACAAGCGGATCACCAACCGCTACGAGTCCGGGGTGCTCACCGGCAAGGGCCTCACCTGGGGCGGCTCGCAGGCGCGCACCGAGGCGACCGGCTACGGCACTGTGTTCTTCGTCCGCGAGATGCTGGCCACCCGGGGCAGCTCCTTCGACGGCAAGCGGGTGGTGGTCTCCGGTTCCGGGAACGTGGCCATCTACGCGATCGAGAAGGTGCACCAGCTCGGCGGCACCGTGGTCGCCGTCTCGGACTCGGCGGGATACGTCGTCGACGAGCGGGGCATCGACCTGGCCCTGCTGCGCGAGGTCAAGGAGGTGCGCCGCGGGCGCGTGAAGGAGTACGCCGAGCTGCGCGGTGGCGGCGCCGCGCACGTGGAGGGCGGCTCCATCTGGGACGTGCCGTGCGACGTGGCGCTGCCGTGTGCCACCGAGAACGAGCTGCCGGAGGAGGCGGCGCGGGTGCTGGTCGCCAACGGGGTGCAGGTGGTGGCGGAGGGCGCCAACATGCCCACCACGCCGGCCGCCGTGTCGGTGCTGACGCAGGCGGGGGTGCTGTTCGCTCCCGGCAAGGCGGCCAACGCCGGCGGTGTGGCCACCAGCGCGCTGGAGATGCAGCAGAACGCCTCTCGTGACCGCTGGAGCTTCGACCACACGCAGGAGCGCCTGGACGAGATCATGACCGGGATCCACCGGCGGTGCGTCGCCACCGCCGACGAGTACGACGTGCCCGGCGACTACGTCGCCGGCGCCAACATCGCCGGGTTCTGCCAGGTGGCGGACGCGATGCTGGCCATGGGAGTCATCTAG
- a CDS encoding SDR family oxidoreductase: MTRTHVLTGAASGIGLRLAQRLSERGDRLVLLVRTPERASEVAASLGARHSVHVVDLSAPAEVERAARRLAAELEAVDSLVHCAGAVALAPVEALALADWQRQLDVNLTTPALLTQALLPGLRAARGTVVFVNSTSGLAASPGWSAYAASKFGLRALADALRAEEAEHGVRVTTVYPSRTATPMQAQVHVQEGRAYDPADWMQPETVAGTICHVLDLPADAVIPEVTLRTAPRPPVR; this comes from the coding sequence GTGACTCGCACCCACGTGCTGACCGGTGCCGCCTCGGGCATCGGGCTGCGCCTCGCGCAGCGCCTGTCCGAGCGTGGCGACCGGCTGGTGCTCCTGGTGCGCACGCCCGAGCGCGCCAGCGAGGTCGCGGCCTCGCTGGGGGCGCGGCACTCGGTGCACGTGGTCGACCTGTCCGCGCCGGCCGAGGTCGAGCGGGCGGCTCGCCGGCTCGCAGCCGAGCTCGAGGCCGTGGACTCGCTGGTGCACTGCGCCGGCGCCGTCGCCCTGGCGCCGGTGGAGGCACTGGCCCTGGCCGACTGGCAGCGCCAGCTGGACGTGAACCTGACCACTCCGGCGCTGCTCACCCAGGCGCTGCTGCCGGGGCTCCGGGCGGCGCGTGGCACCGTGGTGTTCGTGAACTCGACGTCCGGTCTGGCCGCCTCGCCCGGGTGGTCGGCGTACGCGGCGTCGAAGTTCGGGCTGCGCGCCCTTGCCGACGCGCTGCGCGCCGAGGAGGCCGAGCACGGTGTGCGGGTCACCACCGTCTACCCGAGCCGTACCGCGACGCCCATGCAGGCGCAGGTCCACGTCCAGGAGGGGCGCGCCTACGACCCCGCCGACTGGATGCAGCCGGAGACGGTGGCGGGCACGATCTGCCACGTCCTCGACCTGCCCGCGGACGCCGTCATACCCGAGGTCACCCTCCGCACGGCCCCACGGCCGCCGGTTCGCTGA
- a CDS encoding zinc-binding dehydrogenase, which translates to MFAVYADSFAPRDAADPLAGLVVGERPDPVAPDGWATVTVKAASLNHHDLWSLQGVGLRAEALPMILGCDAAGYDEDGNEVVVHAVISDPAWRGDETLDPKRSLLSERHQGTFADKVVVPRGNVVPKPASLSFEEAACLPTAWLTAYRMLFTRGGLKAGDTVLVQGAGGGVATALITLARAGGLRVLATSRGEAKRARALEIGAHEVFESGARLPVKVDAVMETVGRATWSHSVRSLRPGGKIVISGTTSGPALDDAELTRIFFLQLQVIGSTMGTSSELASLVTMLEATGARPLIDRTLPMDQARDGFAAMAGGDIFGKVVLTR; encoded by the coding sequence ATGTTCGCCGTCTACGCAGACTCCTTCGCCCCTCGTGACGCCGCCGACCCGTTGGCGGGGCTAGTCGTGGGGGAGCGTCCCGACCCGGTGGCCCCGGACGGGTGGGCGACCGTCACCGTCAAGGCCGCCTCGCTCAACCACCACGACCTGTGGTCCCTGCAGGGAGTGGGCCTGCGTGCCGAGGCGCTGCCGATGATCCTGGGGTGCGACGCCGCGGGGTACGACGAGGACGGCAACGAGGTCGTGGTCCACGCGGTGATCAGCGACCCGGCCTGGCGGGGGGACGAGACGCTGGACCCCAAGCGGTCCCTGCTCTCCGAGCGGCACCAGGGGACCTTCGCCGACAAGGTGGTCGTGCCCCGGGGCAACGTGGTCCCCAAGCCGGCCTCCCTGTCGTTCGAGGAGGCCGCCTGCCTGCCGACCGCCTGGCTCACGGCCTACCGGATGCTGTTCACCCGGGGCGGTCTCAAGGCAGGCGACACCGTCCTGGTGCAAGGTGCCGGCGGCGGTGTGGCCACCGCCCTGATCACCCTGGCCCGGGCCGGCGGGCTGCGCGTCCTGGCCACCTCCCGGGGTGAGGCCAAGCGCGCCCGCGCCCTGGAGATCGGGGCCCACGAGGTCTTCGAGTCCGGTGCCCGGCTCCCGGTCAAGGTCGACGCGGTGATGGAGACCGTGGGCCGAGCCACGTGGTCGCACTCGGTCAGGTCGCTGAGGCCCGGCGGCAAGATCGTGATCAGCGGCACCACCAGCGGCCCGGCGCTCGACGACGCCGAGCTGACCCGGATCTTCTTCCTGCAGCTGCAGGTGATCGGCTCCACCATGGGCACCAGCAGCGAGCTCGCCTCGCTGGTCACCATGCTCGAGGCCACGGGGGCCCGGCCGCTCATCGACCGGACCCTGCCCATGGACCAGGCTCGCGACGGCTTCGCGGCCATGGCCGGTGGAGACATCTTCGGCAAGGTCGTGCTCACCCGGTGA
- a CDS encoding NAD(P)-dependent malic enzyme gives MPDLPAHPHQGDPVFDLHVGGKLETVSTVALTGPDELSLAYTPGVARVCEAIAADPTMTQHYTWVPNTVAIVSDGTAVLGLGDIGPAAAMPVMEGKAVLFKQFGGVDAVPICLATTDVEEIIATVARLAPSFGGINLEDISAPRCFEIEDRLKELLDIPVFHDDQHGTAVVVLAALKNALRLTGRTAAGTRVVISGAGAAGVAVARILLEAGITDLAVVDRQGVLNSERADLTPVKAALARDTADKFGRSGSLADAMAGADVYVGVSGGTVPEEVVATMADDPIIFGLANPTPEVHPDVAHRHARVVATGRSDFPNQINNVLAFPGIFRGAFDVHATAITEGMKLAAADALAALVGDDLRPDLIIPSPFDPRVGPAVTAAVAEAARRDGVARR, from the coding sequence ATGCCCGATCTGCCCGCACACCCCCATCAAGGCGATCCGGTTTTCGACCTTCACGTAGGCGGCAAGCTCGAGACGGTGTCGACGGTGGCGCTCACCGGACCCGACGAGCTCTCCCTGGCCTACACGCCCGGTGTGGCACGGGTGTGCGAGGCGATCGCGGCGGACCCGACCATGACCCAGCACTACACCTGGGTGCCCAACACCGTGGCGATCGTCTCCGACGGCACCGCGGTGCTCGGTCTCGGTGACATCGGCCCGGCGGCAGCCATGCCGGTGATGGAGGGCAAGGCCGTGCTGTTCAAGCAGTTCGGCGGTGTGGACGCGGTGCCGATCTGCCTGGCCACCACCGACGTGGAGGAGATCATCGCCACCGTCGCGCGGCTGGCTCCCAGCTTCGGCGGCATCAACCTCGAGGACATCTCCGCCCCTCGGTGCTTCGAGATCGAGGACCGGCTCAAGGAGTTGCTCGACATCCCCGTCTTCCACGACGACCAGCACGGCACCGCGGTGGTGGTGCTGGCTGCGCTCAAGAACGCGCTGCGCCTGACCGGCCGCACCGCCGCAGGCACCCGGGTGGTGATCTCCGGGGCCGGGGCGGCCGGCGTGGCCGTGGCGCGGATCCTGCTCGAGGCCGGCATCACCGACCTCGCCGTCGTGGACCGCCAGGGCGTGCTCAACTCCGAGCGCGCGGACCTGACGCCGGTCAAGGCCGCGCTGGCCCGTGACACCGCGGACAAGTTCGGCCGCAGCGGCTCCCTGGCCGACGCGATGGCCGGGGCCGACGTGTACGTCGGGGTCTCCGGCGGAACCGTGCCTGAGGAGGTGGTGGCCACGATGGCCGACGACCCGATCATCTTCGGCCTCGCCAACCCCACGCCGGAGGTCCACCCCGACGTGGCGCACCGGCACGCACGCGTGGTGGCCACCGGGCGCTCGGACTTCCCCAACCAGATCAACAACGTGCTCGCCTTCCCCGGGATCTTCCGGGGCGCGTTCGACGTGCACGCCACCGCGATCACCGAGGGCATGAAGCTCGCCGCGGCGGACGCGCTGGCCGCTCTGGTGGGCGACGACCTGCGACCCGACCTGATCATCCCCTCCCCGTTCGACCCGCGCGTCGGTCCCGCAGTCACCGCCGCGGTGGCCGAGGCTGCTCGTCGCGACGGAGTGGCCCGGCGCTAG
- a CDS encoding S24/S26 family peptidase: MVSRERSGVSPVGTRLGLARVQGASMEPTLRGGDRLLVRYGVPPRPGSVVLARFPDGTLAVKRAAGPRATRSGAAGWWLLSDNPDVGVDSRHRGPVPAEAVLAVVLLRVWPRPGRVAGSGPEPI, encoded by the coding sequence ATGGTGAGCCGGGAGAGGTCGGGTGTCTCGCCCGTGGGCACCCGCCTGGGTCTGGCCCGGGTGCAGGGTGCCTCCATGGAGCCGACCCTGAGGGGCGGCGACCGGCTGCTGGTCCGCTACGGCGTGCCGCCGCGGCCCGGTTCGGTGGTGCTGGCCCGCTTCCCGGACGGGACGCTGGCGGTCAAGCGCGCCGCTGGCCCTCGCGCGACCCGCTCGGGGGCCGCCGGCTGGTGGCTGCTCAGCGACAACCCCGATGTGGGGGTCGACTCGCGCCACCGTGGGCCGGTGCCCGCCGAGGCTGTGCTGGCCGTGGTGCTGCTCCGGGTCTGGCCGCGTCCCGGCAGGGTCGCCGGCAGCGGTCCTGAGCCGATATAG
- the sodN gene encoding superoxide dismutase, Ni: MFSRFIAPTVDVSAHCDLPCGVYDPAQARIEAESIKQIIAKVADNNDPDFRTRAVLIKEQRSDLVKHHLWVLWTDYFKAPHFEKYPQLHTLFNEATKLAGASGTKGTLDADAADQLLAKIDEIAEIFWETKKA, translated from the coding sequence ATGTTCTCCCGTTTCATCGCCCCGACCGTCGACGTCTCTGCCCACTGCGACCTCCCCTGCGGCGTGTACGACCCGGCCCAGGCCCGGATCGAGGCCGAGTCGATCAAGCAGATCATCGCCAAGGTCGCCGACAACAACGACCCCGACTTCCGTACCCGCGCGGTGCTCATCAAGGAGCAGCGCTCCGACCTGGTCAAGCACCACCTCTGGGTGCTGTGGACCGACTACTTCAAGGCGCCGCACTTCGAGAAGTACCCGCAGCTGCACACCCTGTTCAACGAGGCGACCAAGCTTGCCGGCGCCTCGGGCACCAAGGGCACGCTGGACGCCGATGCCGCCGACCAGCTGCTGGCCAAGATCGACGAGATCGCCGAGATCTTCTGGGAGACCAAGAAGGCCTGA